In a genomic window of Strix aluco isolate bStrAlu1 chromosome 3, bStrAlu1.hap1, whole genome shotgun sequence:
- the LOC141921644 gene encoding uncharacterized protein LOC141921644, which translates to MLYVHTQHMYGHTQHMYVHAQHIYVHSQHMCVHTQHVCPVEHMRVHTQHMYVHAQHVMCGHTQHMYVHAQHMCVHAQHVCSLLSVAVHHQARVGSKHPEPPLARSAPATRVQACAGVWATAPPRGAAGSAVAGRPRRRAGTMIPGGPGWCLLVGVCALVPPATTQEGPEEDVTPSVGTEELGYHLTQDGDPLLQDPQHCGITFHTPKPCSPPEPPPASASRHDLDHLQNLLQDTKASLKAVETAAMLEDNRTRYQDVIAEALPAIHEANLEFRESLDNVRRELEAHVAEADHPQMAEKKEKLRKGVRVVAHMLRLTSRLAQTLDATSHRLHAELSRRLQSSAAHAAATAEP; encoded by the exons ATGTTGTATGTGCACACTCAGCACATGTATGGGCACACTCAGCACATGTACGTACACGCTCAGCACATCTATGTGCACAGTcagcacatgtgtgtgcacactcaGCATGTGTGCCCTGTTGAGCACATGCGTGTGCACACTCAACACATGTATGTGCACGCTCAGCATGT CATGTGTGGGCACACTCAGCACATGTATGTGCACGCTcagcacatgtgtgtgcatgctcaGCATGTGTGTTCCCTGCTGAGCGTGGCTGTGCACCACCAAGCACGTGTGGGCTCCAAGCAT CCTGAACCACCCCTGGCACGCTCAGCACCAGCCACGCGTGTGCAGGCGTGTGCAGGCGTGTGGGCCACAGCCCCGCCTCGGGGAGCCGCCGGCAGTGCCGTGGCGGGACGGCCGCGTCGCCGAGCG GGCACCATGATCCCGGGGGGCCCCGGTTGGTGCCTGCTGGTGGGGGTCTGCGCCCTCGTCCCCCCCGCCACCACCCAGGAGGGACCAGAAGAAGACGTGACACCCAGCGTAGGGACGGAAGAGTTGGGGTACCACCTCACCCAGGATGGGGACCCCCTCCTCCAGGACCCGCAACACTGCGGCATCACCTTCCACACCCCCAAACCTTGCAGCCCCCCCGAgccgccccccgcctccgccTCCCGCCACGACCTGGATCATCTCCAGAACCTCTTGCAGGACACCAAGGCCAGCCTGAAGGCCGTGGAGACGGCGGCCATGCTGGAGGACAACCGGACGCGGTACCAGGACGTCATCGCCGAGGCCCTTCCCGCCATCCATGAGGCCAACCTGGAATTTCGGGAGAGCCTGGATAACGTCCGCAGGGAGCTGGAGGCTCACGTGGCCGAGGCCGATCACCCCCAGATGGCTGAGAAGAAGGAGAA gcTACGGAAGGGTGTCCGTGTGGTAGCCCACATGCTACGGCTCACTAGCCGCCTGGCCCAGACCCTCGACGCCACCTCCCACCGCCTCCACGCTGAGCTGAGCCGGCGCCTGCAGAGCTCGGCCGCCCACGCCGCTGCCACCGCCGAGCCCTAG